The proteins below come from a single Miscanthus floridulus cultivar M001 chromosome 1, ASM1932011v1, whole genome shotgun sequence genomic window:
- the LOC136500466 gene encoding peroxisomal membrane protein 11-3-like: MASSESPTPTPAAAAAAAARQPARDFLAHLEAYLGRRDGVDKLLKISRYAARLALAAGPPLPPGASARLKSFESSVGLSRKAFRLGKFVQSLNALRAHPHPPPALALLAYGGEGVYYFVEQFVWLAKAGLLPAHLLPRLQRLSAWAELLGYVGSVAIKLEEVAKIESSIKKRLAEDCDKESEAVKTMQGKLLLKRMSVVQDVADAVMALGDVTDGKGLLGSSTLMASAGLLSALISTQKNWNSC, from the coding sequence ATGGCCTCCTCCGAGTCCCCCACTCCCACGcctgcggccgcggccgcggccgccgcgcgcCAACCGGCCCGCGACTTCCTCGCCCACCTCGAGGCCTATCTCGGCCGCCGCGATGGCGTCGACAAGCTCCTCAAGATCTCCCGCTACGCCGCGCGCCTCGCGCTCGCCGCTGGGCCGCCGCTGCCCCCCGGCGCCTCCGCCCGCCTCAAGTCCTTCGAGTCCAGCGTCGGCCTCAGCCGCAAGGCTTTTCGTCTCGGCAAGTTCGTGCAGTCCCTCAACGCCCTCCGCGCCCACCCGCACCCTCCCCCGGCGCTCGCGCTACTTGCCTACGGCGGCGAGGGCGTCTACTACTTCGTCGAGCAGTTCGTCTGGCTCGCCAAGGCCGGGCTCCTGCCTGCGCACCTTCTCCCGCGCCTCCAGCGCCTCAGTGCCTGGGCTGAGCTGCTGGGCTACGTCGGCTCCGTTGCGATTAAGCTGGAGGAGGTGGCCAAGATCGAATCTTCGATAAAGAAGCGGCTCGCGGAGGACTGTGATAAGGAGAGCGAGGCGGTGAAGACGATGCAGGGTAAGCTGCTGCTGAAGCGGATGTCAGTGGTGCAGGACGTGGCGGATGCCGTCATGGCGCTGGGAGACGTCACCGATGGCAAGGGTTTGCTCGGGAGCTCCACGCTGATGGCATCAGCTGGCCTGCTCTCGGCGTTGATCAGCACGCAAAAAAACTGGAATTCTTGTTGA